A region of Vitis riparia cultivar Riparia Gloire de Montpellier isolate 1030 chromosome 1, EGFV_Vit.rip_1.0, whole genome shotgun sequence DNA encodes the following proteins:
- the LOC117918149 gene encoding receptor-like protein 46, translating into MERKALLKLKGGLEDPSGRLSSWVGGDCCKWQGVDCNNETGHVIKLDLKNPYQSDEAAFPLSRLIGQISDSLLDLKYLNYLDLSKNELSGLIPDSIGNLDHLRYLDLSDNSISGSIPASIGRLLLLEELNLSHNGMNGTIPESIGQLKELLSLTLDWNPWKGRVSEIHFMGLIKLEYFSSYLSPATNNSLVFDITSDWIPPFSLKVIRIGNCILSQTFPSWLGTQKELYRIILRNVGISDTIPEWLWKLSPQLGWLDLSRNQLRGKPPSPLSFSTSHGWSMADLSFNRLEGPLPLWYNLTYLVLGNNFFSGPVPSNIGELSSLRVLVVSGNLLNGTIPSSLTNLKNLRIIDLSNNHLSGKIPNHWNDMEMLGIIDLSKNRLYGEIPSSICSIHVIYFLKLGNNNLSGELSPSLQNCSLYSLDLGNNRFSGEIPKWIGERMSSLKQLRLRGNMLTGNIPEQLCGLSDLRILDLALNNLSGSIPPCLGHLSAMNRVTLLGPSPDYQYTDYYYYREGMELVVKGKEMEFERILSIVKLIDLSRNNLSGEIPHGITNLSTLGTLNLSRNQLTGKIPENIGAMQGLETLDLSCNCLSGPIPPTMSSITSLNHLNLSHNRLSGPIPTTNQFSTFNDPSIYEANLGLFGPPLSTNCSTLNDQDHKVEEEDEDEDEWDMSWFFISMGLGFPVGFWVVCGSLVLKKSWRQAYFQFIDETTDRLYVFTTVNVARLKRKMKANGVHD; encoded by the coding sequence ATGGAGCGGAAAGCCCTTCTTAAATTAAAAGGTGGTCTGGAAGATCCTTCAGGTCGGCTTTCTTCTTGGGTTGGTGGAGATTGTTGCAAATGGCAAGGCGTGGATTGCAATAATGAGACAGGACATGTTATAAAGCTAGACCTCAAAAACCCTTATCAATCCGATGAAGCAGCATTTCCCTTGTCTCGTTTAATTGGCCAGATAAGTGATTCCTTGCTtgacttgaaatatttgaattacCTGGATTTGTCTAAAAATGAATTGAGCGGCCTGATCCCTGATTCAATAGGAAACCTTGACCACTTAAGATATCTTGATCTTAGTGACAACTCAATCTCGGGTTCAATTCCAGCATCCATTGGAAGGCTGTTGTTGTTGGAGGAATTGAACCTCTCTCACAACGGAATGAATGGGACCATCCCAGAAAGTATAGGACAACTGAAAGAGCTCCTTAGCTTAACACTTGATTGGAATCCTTGGAAGGGGAGGGTATCCGAAATTCACTTCATGGGTCTTATAAAACTGGAATATTTCTCCTCATACTTATCACCGGCTACAAACAACTCTCTGGTTTTCGATATTACAAGTGACTGGATTCCTCCTTTCAGTCTCAAGGTTATCAGAATCGGCAACTGCATACTGTCTCAAACATTCCCTTCCTGGCTCGGAACTCAGAAGGAACTTTACCGAATAATCCTCCGTAATGTTGGGATTTCAGACACTATACCAGAATGGCTTTGGAAGTTGTCTCCACAGCTTGGGTGGTTAGATCTTTCCAGGAACCAATTGAGGGGAAAACCTCCCAGCCCCTTATCCTTCAGCACATCGCATGGATGGAGTATGGCAGATTTAAGTTTCAACCGCTTAGAGGGTCCACTCCCACTTTGGTATAATTTGACATATCTTGTTTTggggaacaattttttttcaggTCCAGTTCCCTCCAATATTGGGGAATTGTCAAGTTTGAGAGTCCTGGTTGTTTCGGGGAACTTGTTGAATGGGACCATCCCATCATCATTAACTAACCTGAAGAATTTGAGGATTATTGATCTCTCAAATAACCATTTATCTGGAAAGATTCCCAATCATTGGAATGATATGGAAATGCTTGGCATCATTGATCTATCCAAGAACAGACTGTATGGCGAGATTCCAAGTTCCATATGTTCAATCCATGTAATTTACTTTTTGAAACTGGGCAACAACAATCTTTCTGGGGAACTCTCTCCAAGCTTACAAAACTGCAGTCTGTACTCCCTTGATCTTGGAAATAACAGGTTTTCAGGTGAGATACCCAAATGGATCGGAGAAAGAATGTCATCACTGAAGCAGCTACGCCTACGAGGCAACATGCTGACCGGAAATATTCCTGAACAACTATGTGGGCTTTCTGATCTCCGCATTTTGGACCTTGCACTTAATAATCTATCAGGATCCATCCCTCCATGCTTAGGCCATTTGAGTGCTATGAATCGTGTGACCTTATTAGGTCCTTCTCCAGATTACCAATATACTGATTATTATTACTACAGGGAGGGAATGGAGCTAGTTGTGAAGGGAAAAGAAATGGAATTTGAGAGGATACTTTCAATTGTGAAGTTGATAGACCTTTCTAGGAATAACTTATCGGGAGAGATTCCACATGGGATTACAAATCTCTCAACCTTGGGTACCTTGAATTTGTCCCGAAACCAATTGACTGGAAAGATACCTGAGAATATTGGAGCCATGCAAGGGCTAGAAACTCTTGACCTCTCATGCAACTGCCTGTCAGGCCCAATTCCTCCGACCATGTCTTCTATAACCTCATTGAACCATTTGAACCTATCGCATAACCGCCTGTCAGGACCAATTCCAACAACCAACCAGTTCTCGACATTCAACGATCCATCCATTTATGAGGCGAACCTAGGACTTTTTGGGCCTCCATTGTCAACCAACTGCTCCACTCTAAATGATCAAGATCACAAAGTTGAGgaggaagatgaagatgaagatgaatgGGACATGTCATGGTTCTTCATAAGCATGGGATTGGGCTTTCCGGTGGGATTTTGGGTTGTATGTGGCAGTTTGGTTCTAAAGAAGTCTTGGAGGCAGGCATATTTCCAGTTCATTGATGAAACCACAGATAGGTTATATGTCTTCACTACAGTGAATGTGGCTCGTCTGAAAAGGAAGATGAAAGCAAATGGAGTTCATGACTAA